The Nerophis lumbriciformis linkage group LG24, RoL_Nlum_v2.1, whole genome shotgun sequence genome includes a region encoding these proteins:
- the LOC133620567 gene encoding neurexophilin-1 translates to MRPDRRFILLLLNGTACLVALSQEDDSSSPKSSSRDSSKTVGLLSGQAPLSPLSRWMLHGRSRAANATSMELPYRSPVAFSKQEFSKQEFWEMLGSDLLKADASGSRVKRRPIVKTGKFKKMFGWGDFYSNIKTVRLNLLITGKIVDHGNGTFSVYFRHNSTGQGNISVSLVPPVKAVEFDLERQSVVYPKDSKIFNCRVDYEKVDRSKRTSLCNYDPSKTCFQEQIQSHVSWICSKPFKVICIYISFYSTDYRLVQKVCPDYNYHNEMPYLPSG, encoded by the coding sequence GTGGCCCTGAGCCAGGAGGACGACTCCTCCAGCCCAAAGAGCTCCTCAAGAGACTCCTCAAAGACAGTGGGTCTCCTGAGCGGCCAGGCTCCCCTGTCGCCTCTCAGCCGCTGGATGCTTCACGGTAGAAGCCGGGCTGCCAACGCCACCTCTATGGAGCTGCCCTACCGTTCGCCGGTGGCTTTCTCCAAGCAGGAGTTTTCCAAACAGGAGTTCTGGGAAATGCTGGGCAGCGACCTGCTAAAAGCCGACGCCTCGGGCTCCAGGGTCAAGCGGCGGCCCATCGTCAAAACCGGCAAGTTCAAGAAAATGTTCGGCTGGGGAGATTTCTACTCAAACATCAAGACGGTGCGGCTGAACCTGCTCATCACCGGCAAGATCGTAGACCACGGCAACGGCACGTTTAGCGTCTACTTCCGCCACAACTCCACGGGGCAGGGCAACATCTCGGTCAGCCTGGTGCCGCCGGTCAAGGCGGTGGAGTTTGATCTGGAGCGCCAGAGCGTGGTCTACCCAAAGGACTCCAAGATCTTCAACTGCCGCGTGGACTACGAGAAAGTGGACCGCAGCAAGCGCACCTCGCTTTGCAACTACGACCCATCCAAGACCTGCTTCCAGGAGCAGATTCAGAGCCACGTGTCCTGGATTTGCTCAAAGCCTTTTAAAGTCATCTGCATCTACATTTCCTTTTACAGCACGGACTACCGCCTCGTGCAAAAGGTCTGCCCGGACTACAACTACCACAACGAGATGCCCTACTTGCCGTCGGGCTAG